A stretch of Mya arenaria isolate MELC-2E11 chromosome 14, ASM2691426v1 DNA encodes these proteins:
- the LOC128217151 gene encoding zinc finger protein DPF3-like isoform X1, whose protein sequence is MTEIVLRHSAVQKSIGGSEAFYNEAIEQAANFNLRMKNDRKMRLPFLDSQTGVAQSHTDLWHSYRHRRPGKYPGQIYSYPERRWKKKRHYFLFPEERNNKTGDIETGEAVTESVIGASKRRPRSADVSTPDMHQISTVENPAATSKADEEIPDLKSETSKDKWYDEYDEYMEPPDAGEMCDDQSDISDFEDTYIKKKKRKGKGSTRGRKKKIDKEEKEKLDEEKEKPYACEVCNARYKTRPGLSYHYNHFHNGMMEPEEPEPSPKSVAKTPPKLEREEPVKVTPTLVFPERGEDGKVQNSNYCDFCLGDSDENKKTGESEQLVSCSDCGRSGHPTCLQFTANMTVSVKKYPWQCIECKSCGLCGTSENDEQLLFCDDCDRGYHMYCLNPPLAEAPEGNWSCHLCIEEFHGGKKPAGMA, encoded by the exons CATTGGCGGCTCTGAGGCATTTTACAATGAGGCAATAGAGCAGGCAGCCAACTTCAACCTGCGTATGAAGAATGACAGGAAGATGCGGCTGCCTTTCTTGGACTCTCAAACTGGAGTGGCCCAAAGTCACACTGATCTGTGGCATTCTTACCGTCACAGAAGACCAG GGAAGTACCCTGGCCAGATCTACTCCTATCCTGAGCGGAGATGGAAGAAGAAACGCCATTATTTCCTATTTCCCGAAGAACGAAACAACAAAACAGGAGACATTGAGACGGGTGAAGCAG TTACAGAATCAGTGATTGGCGCGAGTAAACGCCGACCCAGGTCGGCTGATGTCTCAACCCCAG ACATGCATCAAATAAGCACTGTGGAGAATCCAGCTGCCACGAGTAAAGCCGATGAAGAGATCCCTGATCTTAAAAGTGAGACGAGCAAGGACAAATGGTACGACGAATACGATGAGTATATGGAGCCGCCAGACGCCGGGGAAATGTGCGATGACCAGTCTGATATCTCGGACTTTGAGGATACCTACATTAAGAAGAAGAAACGAAAGGGAAAG GGAAGTACTCGTGGGAGGAAGAAGAAGATAgacaaagaagaaaaagaaaaacttgATGAGGAAAAGGAAAAACCTTATGCTTGTGAAG TATGTAACGCACGCTACAAGACCCGTCCGGGGTTGTCGTACCACTACAACCATTTCCACAATGGTATGATGGAACCAGAAGAACCAGAACCATCTCCCAAGTCCGTTG CTAAAACTCCTCCAAAATTGGAGCGTGAAGAGCCAG TGAAGGTCACACCTACGCTAGTATTCCCAG AGCGTGGTGAAGATGGTAAAGTGCAGAACAGCAACTATTGTGACTTCTGTCTCGGAGACTCCGATGAAAACAAGAAGACTGGGGAGTCTGAGCAGCTGGTTTCCTGCAGCGATTGCGGAAGATCTG gtCACCCAACTTGCCTGCAGTTCACGGCAAACATGACTGTTTCCGTGAAGAAATACCCATGGCAGTGTATTGAGTGTAAATCCTGCGGACTGTGCGGAACTTCTGAGAATGAT GAGCAGCTACTGTTTTGCGATGATTGTGACCGTGGTTACCACATGTACTGCCTCAACCCGCCCCTGGCTGAGGCCCCAGAAG GGAACTGGAGCTGTCATCTGTGTATTGAAGAATTTCATGGTGGAAAGAAGCCAGCTGGAATGGCTTAA
- the LOC128217151 gene encoding zinc finger protein DPF3-like isoform X3: protein MTEIVLRHSAVQKSIGGSEAFYNEAIEQAANFNLRMKNDRKMRLPFLDSQTGVAQSHTDLWHSYRHRRPGKYPGQIYSYPERRWKKKRHYFLFPEERNNKTGDIETGEAVTESVIGASKRRPRSADVSTPDMHQISTVENPAATSKADEEIPDLKSETSKDKWYDEYDEYMEPPDAGEMCDDQSDISDFEDTYIKKKKRKGKGSTRGRKKKIDKEEKEKLDEEKEKPYACEVCNARYKTRPGLSYHYNHFHNGMMEPEEPEPSPKSVAKTPPKLEREEPERGEDGKVQNSNYCDFCLGDSDENKKTGESEQLVSCSDCGRSGHPTCLQFTANMTVSVKKYPWQCIECKSCGLCGTSENDEQLLFCDDCDRGYHMYCLNPPLAEAPEGNWSCHLCIEEFHGGKKPAGMA, encoded by the exons CATTGGCGGCTCTGAGGCATTTTACAATGAGGCAATAGAGCAGGCAGCCAACTTCAACCTGCGTATGAAGAATGACAGGAAGATGCGGCTGCCTTTCTTGGACTCTCAAACTGGAGTGGCCCAAAGTCACACTGATCTGTGGCATTCTTACCGTCACAGAAGACCAG GGAAGTACCCTGGCCAGATCTACTCCTATCCTGAGCGGAGATGGAAGAAGAAACGCCATTATTTCCTATTTCCCGAAGAACGAAACAACAAAACAGGAGACATTGAGACGGGTGAAGCAG TTACAGAATCAGTGATTGGCGCGAGTAAACGCCGACCCAGGTCGGCTGATGTCTCAACCCCAG ACATGCATCAAATAAGCACTGTGGAGAATCCAGCTGCCACGAGTAAAGCCGATGAAGAGATCCCTGATCTTAAAAGTGAGACGAGCAAGGACAAATGGTACGACGAATACGATGAGTATATGGAGCCGCCAGACGCCGGGGAAATGTGCGATGACCAGTCTGATATCTCGGACTTTGAGGATACCTACATTAAGAAGAAGAAACGAAAGGGAAAG GGAAGTACTCGTGGGAGGAAGAAGAAGATAgacaaagaagaaaaagaaaaacttgATGAGGAAAAGGAAAAACCTTATGCTTGTGAAG TATGTAACGCACGCTACAAGACCCGTCCGGGGTTGTCGTACCACTACAACCATTTCCACAATGGTATGATGGAACCAGAAGAACCAGAACCATCTCCCAAGTCCGTTG CTAAAACTCCTCCAAAATTGGAGCGTGAAGAGCCAG AGCGTGGTGAAGATGGTAAAGTGCAGAACAGCAACTATTGTGACTTCTGTCTCGGAGACTCCGATGAAAACAAGAAGACTGGGGAGTCTGAGCAGCTGGTTTCCTGCAGCGATTGCGGAAGATCTG gtCACCCAACTTGCCTGCAGTTCACGGCAAACATGACTGTTTCCGTGAAGAAATACCCATGGCAGTGTATTGAGTGTAAATCCTGCGGACTGTGCGGAACTTCTGAGAATGAT GAGCAGCTACTGTTTTGCGATGATTGTGACCGTGGTTACCACATGTACTGCCTCAACCCGCCCCTGGCTGAGGCCCCAGAAG GGAACTGGAGCTGTCATCTGTGTATTGAAGAATTTCATGGTGGAAAGAAGCCAGCTGGAATGGCTTAA
- the LOC128217151 gene encoding zinc finger protein ubi-d4 A-like isoform X5 — translation MTEIVLRHSAVQKSIGGSEAFYNEAIEQAANFNLRMKNDRKMRLPFLDSQTGVAQSHTDLWHSYRHRRPGKYPGQIYSYPERRWKKKRHYFLFPEERNNKTGDIETGEAVTESVIGASKRRPRSADVSTPDMHQISTVENPAATSKADEEIPDLKSETSKDKWYDEYDEYMEPPDAGEMCDDQSDISDFEDTYIKKKKRKGKGSTRGRKKKIDKEEKEKLDEEKEKPYACEAKTPPKLEREEPVKVTPTLVFPERGEDGKVQNSNYCDFCLGDSDENKKTGESEQLVSCSDCGRSGHPTCLQFTANMTVSVKKYPWQCIECKSCGLCGTSENDEQLLFCDDCDRGYHMYCLNPPLAEAPEGNWSCHLCIEEFHGGKKPAGMA, via the exons CATTGGCGGCTCTGAGGCATTTTACAATGAGGCAATAGAGCAGGCAGCCAACTTCAACCTGCGTATGAAGAATGACAGGAAGATGCGGCTGCCTTTCTTGGACTCTCAAACTGGAGTGGCCCAAAGTCACACTGATCTGTGGCATTCTTACCGTCACAGAAGACCAG GGAAGTACCCTGGCCAGATCTACTCCTATCCTGAGCGGAGATGGAAGAAGAAACGCCATTATTTCCTATTTCCCGAAGAACGAAACAACAAAACAGGAGACATTGAGACGGGTGAAGCAG TTACAGAATCAGTGATTGGCGCGAGTAAACGCCGACCCAGGTCGGCTGATGTCTCAACCCCAG ACATGCATCAAATAAGCACTGTGGAGAATCCAGCTGCCACGAGTAAAGCCGATGAAGAGATCCCTGATCTTAAAAGTGAGACGAGCAAGGACAAATGGTACGACGAATACGATGAGTATATGGAGCCGCCAGACGCCGGGGAAATGTGCGATGACCAGTCTGATATCTCGGACTTTGAGGATACCTACATTAAGAAGAAGAAACGAAAGGGAAAG GGAAGTACTCGTGGGAGGAAGAAGAAGATAgacaaagaagaaaaagaaaaacttgATGAGGAAAAGGAAAAACCTTATGCTTGTGAAG CTAAAACTCCTCCAAAATTGGAGCGTGAAGAGCCAG TGAAGGTCACACCTACGCTAGTATTCCCAG AGCGTGGTGAAGATGGTAAAGTGCAGAACAGCAACTATTGTGACTTCTGTCTCGGAGACTCCGATGAAAACAAGAAGACTGGGGAGTCTGAGCAGCTGGTTTCCTGCAGCGATTGCGGAAGATCTG gtCACCCAACTTGCCTGCAGTTCACGGCAAACATGACTGTTTCCGTGAAGAAATACCCATGGCAGTGTATTGAGTGTAAATCCTGCGGACTGTGCGGAACTTCTGAGAATGAT GAGCAGCTACTGTTTTGCGATGATTGTGACCGTGGTTACCACATGTACTGCCTCAACCCGCCCCTGGCTGAGGCCCCAGAAG GGAACTGGAGCTGTCATCTGTGTATTGAAGAATTTCATGGTGGAAAGAAGCCAGCTGGAATGGCTTAA
- the LOC128217151 gene encoding zinc finger protein ubi-d4 A-like isoform X6 — protein MTEIVLRHSAVQKSIGGSEAFYNEAIEQAANFNLRMKNDRKMRLPFLDSQTGVAQSHTDLWHSYRHRRPGKYPGQIYSYPERRWKKKRHYFLFPEERNNKTGDIETGEAVTESVIGASKRRPRSADVSTPDMHQISTVENPAATSKADEEIPDLKSETSKDKWYDEYDEYMEPPDAGEMCDDQSDISDFEDTYIKKKKRKGKGSTRGRKKKIDKEEKEKLDEEKEKPYACEAKTPPKLEREEPERGEDGKVQNSNYCDFCLGDSDENKKTGESEQLVSCSDCGRSGHPTCLQFTANMTVSVKKYPWQCIECKSCGLCGTSENDEQLLFCDDCDRGYHMYCLNPPLAEAPEGNWSCHLCIEEFHGGKKPAGMA, from the exons CATTGGCGGCTCTGAGGCATTTTACAATGAGGCAATAGAGCAGGCAGCCAACTTCAACCTGCGTATGAAGAATGACAGGAAGATGCGGCTGCCTTTCTTGGACTCTCAAACTGGAGTGGCCCAAAGTCACACTGATCTGTGGCATTCTTACCGTCACAGAAGACCAG GGAAGTACCCTGGCCAGATCTACTCCTATCCTGAGCGGAGATGGAAGAAGAAACGCCATTATTTCCTATTTCCCGAAGAACGAAACAACAAAACAGGAGACATTGAGACGGGTGAAGCAG TTACAGAATCAGTGATTGGCGCGAGTAAACGCCGACCCAGGTCGGCTGATGTCTCAACCCCAG ACATGCATCAAATAAGCACTGTGGAGAATCCAGCTGCCACGAGTAAAGCCGATGAAGAGATCCCTGATCTTAAAAGTGAGACGAGCAAGGACAAATGGTACGACGAATACGATGAGTATATGGAGCCGCCAGACGCCGGGGAAATGTGCGATGACCAGTCTGATATCTCGGACTTTGAGGATACCTACATTAAGAAGAAGAAACGAAAGGGAAAG GGAAGTACTCGTGGGAGGAAGAAGAAGATAgacaaagaagaaaaagaaaaacttgATGAGGAAAAGGAAAAACCTTATGCTTGTGAAG CTAAAACTCCTCCAAAATTGGAGCGTGAAGAGCCAG AGCGTGGTGAAGATGGTAAAGTGCAGAACAGCAACTATTGTGACTTCTGTCTCGGAGACTCCGATGAAAACAAGAAGACTGGGGAGTCTGAGCAGCTGGTTTCCTGCAGCGATTGCGGAAGATCTG gtCACCCAACTTGCCTGCAGTTCACGGCAAACATGACTGTTTCCGTGAAGAAATACCCATGGCAGTGTATTGAGTGTAAATCCTGCGGACTGTGCGGAACTTCTGAGAATGAT GAGCAGCTACTGTTTTGCGATGATTGTGACCGTGGTTACCACATGTACTGCCTCAACCCGCCCCTGGCTGAGGCCCCAGAAG GGAACTGGAGCTGTCATCTGTGTATTGAAGAATTTCATGGTGGAAAGAAGCCAGCTGGAATGGCTTAA
- the LOC128217151 gene encoding zinc finger protein DPF3-like isoform X2: MTEIVLRHSAVQKSIGGSEAFYNEAIEQAANFNLRMKNDRKMRLPFLDSQTGVAQSHTDLWHSYRHRRPGKYPGQIYSYPERRWKKKRHYFLFPEERNNKTGDIETGEAESVIGASKRRPRSADVSTPDMHQISTVENPAATSKADEEIPDLKSETSKDKWYDEYDEYMEPPDAGEMCDDQSDISDFEDTYIKKKKRKGKGSTRGRKKKIDKEEKEKLDEEKEKPYACEVCNARYKTRPGLSYHYNHFHNGMMEPEEPEPSPKSVAKTPPKLEREEPVKVTPTLVFPERGEDGKVQNSNYCDFCLGDSDENKKTGESEQLVSCSDCGRSGHPTCLQFTANMTVSVKKYPWQCIECKSCGLCGTSENDEQLLFCDDCDRGYHMYCLNPPLAEAPEGNWSCHLCIEEFHGGKKPAGMA; the protein is encoded by the exons CATTGGCGGCTCTGAGGCATTTTACAATGAGGCAATAGAGCAGGCAGCCAACTTCAACCTGCGTATGAAGAATGACAGGAAGATGCGGCTGCCTTTCTTGGACTCTCAAACTGGAGTGGCCCAAAGTCACACTGATCTGTGGCATTCTTACCGTCACAGAAGACCAG GGAAGTACCCTGGCCAGATCTACTCCTATCCTGAGCGGAGATGGAAGAAGAAACGCCATTATTTCCTATTTCCCGAAGAACGAAACAACAAAACAGGAGACATTGAGACGGGTGAAGCAG AATCAGTGATTGGCGCGAGTAAACGCCGACCCAGGTCGGCTGATGTCTCAACCCCAG ACATGCATCAAATAAGCACTGTGGAGAATCCAGCTGCCACGAGTAAAGCCGATGAAGAGATCCCTGATCTTAAAAGTGAGACGAGCAAGGACAAATGGTACGACGAATACGATGAGTATATGGAGCCGCCAGACGCCGGGGAAATGTGCGATGACCAGTCTGATATCTCGGACTTTGAGGATACCTACATTAAGAAGAAGAAACGAAAGGGAAAG GGAAGTACTCGTGGGAGGAAGAAGAAGATAgacaaagaagaaaaagaaaaacttgATGAGGAAAAGGAAAAACCTTATGCTTGTGAAG TATGTAACGCACGCTACAAGACCCGTCCGGGGTTGTCGTACCACTACAACCATTTCCACAATGGTATGATGGAACCAGAAGAACCAGAACCATCTCCCAAGTCCGTTG CTAAAACTCCTCCAAAATTGGAGCGTGAAGAGCCAG TGAAGGTCACACCTACGCTAGTATTCCCAG AGCGTGGTGAAGATGGTAAAGTGCAGAACAGCAACTATTGTGACTTCTGTCTCGGAGACTCCGATGAAAACAAGAAGACTGGGGAGTCTGAGCAGCTGGTTTCCTGCAGCGATTGCGGAAGATCTG gtCACCCAACTTGCCTGCAGTTCACGGCAAACATGACTGTTTCCGTGAAGAAATACCCATGGCAGTGTATTGAGTGTAAATCCTGCGGACTGTGCGGAACTTCTGAGAATGAT GAGCAGCTACTGTTTTGCGATGATTGTGACCGTGGTTACCACATGTACTGCCTCAACCCGCCCCTGGCTGAGGCCCCAGAAG GGAACTGGAGCTGTCATCTGTGTATTGAAGAATTTCATGGTGGAAAGAAGCCAGCTGGAATGGCTTAA
- the LOC128217151 gene encoding zinc finger protein DPF3-like isoform X4, with product MTEIVLRHSAVQKSIGGSEAFYNEAIEQAANFNLRMKNDRKMRLPFLDSQTGVAQSHTDLWHSYRHRRPGKYPGQIYSYPERRWKKKRHYFLFPEERNNKTGDIETGEADMHQISTVENPAATSKADEEIPDLKSETSKDKWYDEYDEYMEPPDAGEMCDDQSDISDFEDTYIKKKKRKGKGSTRGRKKKIDKEEKEKLDEEKEKPYACEVCNARYKTRPGLSYHYNHFHNGMMEPEEPEPSPKSVAKTPPKLEREEPVKVTPTLVFPERGEDGKVQNSNYCDFCLGDSDENKKTGESEQLVSCSDCGRSGHPTCLQFTANMTVSVKKYPWQCIECKSCGLCGTSENDEQLLFCDDCDRGYHMYCLNPPLAEAPEGNWSCHLCIEEFHGGKKPAGMA from the exons CATTGGCGGCTCTGAGGCATTTTACAATGAGGCAATAGAGCAGGCAGCCAACTTCAACCTGCGTATGAAGAATGACAGGAAGATGCGGCTGCCTTTCTTGGACTCTCAAACTGGAGTGGCCCAAAGTCACACTGATCTGTGGCATTCTTACCGTCACAGAAGACCAG GGAAGTACCCTGGCCAGATCTACTCCTATCCTGAGCGGAGATGGAAGAAGAAACGCCATTATTTCCTATTTCCCGAAGAACGAAACAACAAAACAGGAGACATTGAGACGGGTGAAGCAG ACATGCATCAAATAAGCACTGTGGAGAATCCAGCTGCCACGAGTAAAGCCGATGAAGAGATCCCTGATCTTAAAAGTGAGACGAGCAAGGACAAATGGTACGACGAATACGATGAGTATATGGAGCCGCCAGACGCCGGGGAAATGTGCGATGACCAGTCTGATATCTCGGACTTTGAGGATACCTACATTAAGAAGAAGAAACGAAAGGGAAAG GGAAGTACTCGTGGGAGGAAGAAGAAGATAgacaaagaagaaaaagaaaaacttgATGAGGAAAAGGAAAAACCTTATGCTTGTGAAG TATGTAACGCACGCTACAAGACCCGTCCGGGGTTGTCGTACCACTACAACCATTTCCACAATGGTATGATGGAACCAGAAGAACCAGAACCATCTCCCAAGTCCGTTG CTAAAACTCCTCCAAAATTGGAGCGTGAAGAGCCAG TGAAGGTCACACCTACGCTAGTATTCCCAG AGCGTGGTGAAGATGGTAAAGTGCAGAACAGCAACTATTGTGACTTCTGTCTCGGAGACTCCGATGAAAACAAGAAGACTGGGGAGTCTGAGCAGCTGGTTTCCTGCAGCGATTGCGGAAGATCTG gtCACCCAACTTGCCTGCAGTTCACGGCAAACATGACTGTTTCCGTGAAGAAATACCCATGGCAGTGTATTGAGTGTAAATCCTGCGGACTGTGCGGAACTTCTGAGAATGAT GAGCAGCTACTGTTTTGCGATGATTGTGACCGTGGTTACCACATGTACTGCCTCAACCCGCCCCTGGCTGAGGCCCCAGAAG GGAACTGGAGCTGTCATCTGTGTATTGAAGAATTTCATGGTGGAAAGAAGCCAGCTGGAATGGCTTAA